CCTCCTTTACCCACAGATCAACTTCTAGTAATGCATCCTGACGTAAGTACATTCCTCGACAAGGGCTACAAAGGGGTAGGATAAAGGAATCCTACAATTTGACAACTCTTGTTAGAACTAAACATGATACATTTCAGATACAAGCCTGTGCCAACATATAACAAACTAAATAAGACAATGCACATCATGTTCAGATAAAAAAACTAGTTCCTTTTTAAAGTATAAGGCATATATTTCACTTGTGTTGAAATGCAAGACATGCATGCCATTTTTCTCTTCTGCCATCATTTATATATCTTGCCAACCGCTTCAACTTTTATAAGTAGACATTCACATATATTATTAACTTCCTTGTTCCCAAAACATTAGTATATACTGTAGGAATATTGGGGATCAAGTATAGTTACTATTTCAAAATGGGTTCACCCCCGAAAAACAGAGGTCTTAAGAAAAAATCTGAGCACACATGACTAACTTTTAGTCGATCCAATCCAAGGAAAGAAGATAACCAACATACATCTCACACATACATTTGAACATCAATCATTCTTGAGCAACAAACAAGTTATGTGGAAATAAACCATGTCTAACTTGATTACCTGGTCAATGGTGACAGCATCATCTCTGCAGGGACGATTAAACACGTAATTCCGCAGAGGCTCCAAGGAATCCCGAACGGCGATTATTCCATAGACACTAACAGGATATGATGCAGAGCTTGACAAATGCAGCGAGAATACCTGTAGCATCCGATTTGGTTCGCGATATCCAAGAGTTGATTTTGCTGCAAATATCGAGGAAAATAATTAAATTTCGAAACACATGCATAGATAGCACAAGTGCAGATTGCTAGGCAAGGGATCAAATCAACAGAGACTAGCTTACTGGTGGAAGTATGATGGGTTCTGTATATACGGTGGTGACAGTATCCCCGCAAAACGCATGCGCCTATTACGTGAGGGAATACTTTCATAGGAAAAGGAGGAAGGGCAGACCACTCATGTCCTAGATCTAGAAGCATCTTGCACAGCTCTCTGTGTTCTTCGTTCTGTTTGATGTCACTCCTTACCCACACCGTCTGTATCAGTTTGGCTTTCTCCCTGGGAAATTTCTTCCCTGCAGGATATAATCAATGTAGCATCAATCAAGCGGCAATTAATCGTTTTTGGTTGGAGATCAAATCGTCGCAGTTCTGGAGAATGGCCTGCCAGGGCAATTTGTCTCCTCGCCGTCTGTCACCCcttcctcctcatcgtcgtcagaGTGCGCCAGGGCCAAGCCGGCCAAGTCGGCCAAGTTGAGCTGGTCAACTAAATCATCGTCGCTGTCGGATAGGCAGACATCGTCCCAGTGAAGAATAGGTGGCTCTCAAGCTACACAAATAATTTGGCAAAGGATGCCTAGTTGAGTCGGCGGATTGAAAAGCGACCGCTACGAAGATTAATTGAAAATATGGAGGAGTGTACGTACCCTCGGCCTTGAGCGCCGGATCATCATGTTTGTCGATAGAGGAAAAGATGGAGCCGATCCCTTGCTtctcctccgctgccgccaccacctccccctccaccaccacctcctgatGCTGCTCGCTAGGATCGTGGAGACGCTGGGGCGCGGGACCAAATAGGTCGGAGGGGTATGTTAAGTCGGCCGGATCACGGGGGTAGCGCCCTGCAGGAAGGTATGGCGCCTCGGCTGGTAACATCGCGGCCGTTTAGGGTTTCGTTGCCGGCGGCGGTAGCGATCGTGTGTTTTAGCCAGGGACAACTTTTTTTTAAAATACCTGTAACTCTATTCatactcataataattacatgtacatTGATTTGGACTTAAGATCCAATAAAATACAAAGTAACTCCTATGACTAAAAATTACAATAAAATCTTTTAAAAACACCTTCACGATGTCAATCTATGCTCGGAGAAATACTCCAAAAACTTCGGTAAAGAGGCTGCAATTGGAATGGAGCAATGATGTTGTCACTCTTTCACCCGCACAAACATTATCAATAATGGTTTTTGAAAATACCTTGAGTCGCCCATCCAAAAAGATGGGAGGCCTTGATCGATGAACGTACTTGGTCCGGGGATGATCCCCTAGAAGTGCAGGCCGTTGAATCACTATATCTTCACCCTGGTGTCGACGAAAAATTTCATCTCCACAAAGAATCAGACCAGCAAAAGACTTGACACAACAACATAAACTCATCAGATCTGAATAATCAGATCTGCGAGGGCAGAAAACTCTCGAATATCATGGCACCACCAAAAGAGCATGAGGAAGTTTATTCTCACAAAACTATGATGATCACTAGATGATGGCAAAGAACATAGAGGCCTTGAAGATCCGAGGTTTCCCCATCTCTCGGCGCCAAGATGGCAGCCGGAGGCGAGGGGACCTAAATTTCTCAGATGacgacgacggtggcggcggcaaCACAAGAACCCTGGCAAACAAGTCGGGGATGACTAGGGATTGAGAACGGGCGAGCGAGATGAACGAACGAGACACATGCGAACAAAAAGGCGTGATAAGGCCCATAGGATCAGAGCGCATCAGAACAGGAGCCGTCGCCAATGTAGGGTAACATCGCGACCGTTTAGGGTTTCGGTGCAGGCGGCGGGAGCGATCGTGCGTTCTGGTCGGGGGCAGCTAGGGATTGAGATTAGGCGAGCGAGATGAACGAACAAGACACCCACGCGCGCCAAACAGTGCGGCTTTTTGTCTCAAAGCAGCTCTTGCTGATGTCCTAAATTCCATATCTGCAAAATTGATTAACGTTCACCCTAAATTCTTGCCTGAACGTCTTTTTGTTTAACACATATTGTGCGAACATCAGTTCACTCAGTTCGTCCGTCTTCCTGAGCGACACGTTTCTGGCCGTTCGATCCACCAGGCTGAAAATTTGCCCCTCGGATCAACACACCCACAGAGCATCTCCTGACCTTTCCCTCTCACAACCGCACAACGCCCCATNNNNNNNNNNNNNNNNNNNNNNNNNNNNNNNNNNNNNNNNNNNNNNNNNNNNNNNNNNNNNNNNNNNNNNNNNNNNNNNNNNNNNNNNNNNNNNNNNNNNNNNNNNNNNNNNNNNNNNNNNNNNNNNNNNNNNNNNNNNNNNNNNNNNNNNNNNNNNNNNNNNNNNNNNNNNNNNNNNNNNNNNNNNNNNNNNNNNNNNNNNNNNNNNNNNNNNNNNNNNNNNNNNNNNNNNNNNNNNNNNNNNNNNNNNCCTCCTGGGATACCGGCCCATTCCCTGGGTGGATACCCCACATCGAAAATCAGCCCTGGGCCAGGTCCCTGGACATTTGGACGCTCAAACCCACGAGGTTTTCTCGACCCGATCCCCATCATTTCCCCGGGATAGAATCCACACCTGACGAGATCATGAAAAATTCCCCCGTCTCGCTCGCTCGCGACGCCTCTCTCCCCCAgcggccgccgcctcccttccaTGGCACACTCTTCTCTGAACCTCCACCACGCGGCCCGCCGCCTCTCTCCCATGACTCTCCTCTCGGTCTCTGCAGGGGCCTCCGCATCCGGCATCCTCGCCGGCCATGAAGACGACAATGACAGAGGGGATGCATGTCCATAGGGGCTCACCAGCAGCAAGATCCGGATGTACGTGGCTAAGAAGTAAGATCTGGGAACCCTCCATAGATGGTGGTGCGCCTAGATGTGGCATGAAGCCTGATCTGATGGGTAATGGTCGAATTAATGGCGTTGCTTCGATTCATCGTGTTCTGCTCTGATTGTGGATCGCCCCTTTGAACCAAACGATGGTGCCAGTTTTCCGGACGCAGCTTCAGTGACTTTATGAAGCTAAGTCTCATGGTAACTTAGCCCCCTCTATCAGCCGTCTATTGATAATCCGACATACCAGATTAATCCAATTTTCATACGAATTTTTCAAAACTGTTTAGAAAAAATTGAAAAATTTCCAATAAATCATAAATGTTTCGTTTTGTATTCCATGAAAATTTCAATTCATTTGGATGTATCGTTTGTGAATAAACATTTTTTATTTATTTGCGCTCAAAAGGCTATTTAATCACAAATCATACATCCAACTGGGTTGAAACTTTCCCAGATTATAAAACGAAACATTGTATCGTTTGTGAATaaacatttttttatttatttgcacTCAAAAGGCAATTTAATCACAAATCATACATTCAACTGGGTTGAAACTTTCCCAGATTATAAGACGAAACATTTATGATTTAttagattttttttcaattttttctgaACAGTTTTAAAAAATTCGTTTAGAATATGAGTCAATCTGGTACGTCGGATCTTCAATGAACGGCTGATAGAGGGGGCTAAGGTATGATGAGACTTAGCTTCATAGAGTCACTGAAGCTGCGTCCCAGTTTTCCACGGGTCTTCTAGTTGGCAAAGAAAATTCTAACCGGGGCATCCATTCCCTGGAAATATCCCACCTAGCATCCAAATGAAGCCTGAAGATGAGGGGGATTCGAGTTTTAGCGCCGTGCTTACTTTGGACTTTGCAGATTTGACCATAATTTCTAATGTTGATGATTCTGCCCTTTCTCACTTAAACTCATTTATTTGATTTAACTTTGACTAGTAAATGTGTATGTGCATTGCAAATTGATATTAAGAAAAAAATTAATTGCATTTTATGTGATTACGAGTAAAGTCGCAAAAAGTGTTAATTATGTGATTAGCACATACATTAATAAATTATTTTGAAGGAAAACAACGTTACTATCTGGTATAATATTAACTAGAAGGGTTGGGTGCGCCTTGCTGCGCCGTTGGTGTTGTTGGGTTTCTTAAAAGAAATTACTCGCTCTGTTACAAAATATAAGGTGTGTTacttttttcaaaagtcaaacattttaagtttgatcaaatttgtagagaaatatatcaaaTCGGTATGATTAGATCCATCATCAAATGGATTTTCATActtttttgtttaatattgtggatCTCAATATTTTTCctctgaacttggtcaaagttaaagaaatGTGACTTTCCAAAAAACTAATACTCCTTATATTATGTAACGATAGAATATTTAGTTTGGTGGATAGGGGAGATGATGGAGTGTGTTTTATTTTTATTATAATATGGTGATTTAATGGGCCTTTCGTGGCGTGGTTTTGTGTTTTTTctctgaacttggtcaaagttaaagaaatGTGACTTTCCGAAAAACTAATACTCCTTATATTATAGAACGATAGAATATTTAGTTTGGTGGGTAGGGGAGATGATGGAGTGTGTTTTATTTTTA
This portion of the Triticum dicoccoides isolate Atlit2015 ecotype Zavitan chromosome 7A, WEW_v2.0, whole genome shotgun sequence genome encodes:
- the LOC119333615 gene encoding uncharacterized protein LOC119333615 is translated as MLPAEAPYLPAGRYPRDPADLTYPSDLFGPAPQRLHDPSEQHQEVVVEGEVVAAAEEKQGIGSIFSSIDKHDDPALKAEGKKFPREKAKLIQTVWVRSDIKQNEEHRELCKMLLDLGHEWSALPPFPMKVFPHVIGACVLRGYCHHRIYRTHHTSTTKSTLGYREPNRMLQVFSLHLSSSASYPVSVYGIIAVRDSLEPLRNYVFNRPCRDDAVTIDQDSFILPLCSPCRGMYLRQDALLEVDLWVKEEGDGSADKQILSAYAEIESCPAYDEMLYGQIRHGLFSLDIGYISFTRSIEAVIEVFAKVDGPHHVRFGAFSSGFDHEIVLFDDTFSGTKMQFQHVVVVKAEEKLDVCLKLGESLFRWSFQDGHVGPVRIPDDSMSKYGQFDVRVFFAPKNSRPPK